The genomic segment CACCGCATGCGGCTTCACCGCCATGCCTTTGTTGGGGAAGGTCACATAGGCGACCGCGTGTTCGACGACGGTGACTTCGGTCGAACCGATCGGTAGCGACGGAGTATCGAGCAGCGGTGCGGTGAGGCCGAACCGGCGCGCGACCTCGACGATCTTGGCGCGGCCCTTCTTGGCCGAGTCCCACTGGTTCTTCGGATTGCCGCCGATCGCGATCGACAGCTTGACCGGCACCACGTTGATCGAGCGGGTGATCGCCTGGGTCAGCGTCACCGAGCCGGAATAAGAGTGACCGTAGTTTTGCGGGCACCAATTGCCGAGGCAGACCGGGCCATCGACCACGATCGAGGTCGGCTTGAAGCCGTTCAGCAGCGCCGTGGTGTAGACGTAAGGCTTGAACGACGAACCCGGCTGGCGATAGGCGTCGACCGCGCGGTTAAACTGGCTGGAGCCGTAGTCGCGGCCGCCGACCATGGCGCGGACGCCGCCATCGAGATCGGACACCACGGTGGCGGCCTGGGTCGCGTGATAGTCGCGGCCGAACTGCCGGAGCTGGTTCTCGATCGCGCTCTCGGCGGCGCGCTGCACGTTCATGTCGATCGCGGTGCGCACCACGAACACGCGTTCGGTGTACGACTTCGGGAAGGTGTCGACGATCTTGCGGACTTCGTCGAACGCCCAATCGAGATAGTAGTTCGGCGAGTTCTCGTCGCGGCGGTCGACCACCGAGGCCGGGTTACGACGGGCGCCGAACACCTGGCCCTCGGTCATGAAGCCGGCGTCGACCAGATTGTCGAGCACCTGGTTGGCGCGGGCGCGGGCAGCGGGCAGGTTGATGTGTGGGGCGTATTTGGTCGGGGCCTTGAACAGGCCGGCGAGCATCGCCGCCTCGGCGAGGTTCACGTCGCGCACCGACTTGTTGAAATAGAAGTGGGCTGCGCCGTCGGCGCCGAAGGTGCCGCCGCCCATATAGGCGCGGTCGAGATACAGCTTCAGGATCTCGTTTTTGGTCAGCCGGGTTTCCAGCCAGATCGCCAGGAACGCTTCGTTGATCTTGCGCTCGAGCGTGCGCTCGTTGGACAGGAACAGGTTCTTGGCGAGCTGCTGGCTGATCGAGGAGCCGCCCTGGCGCACGCCGCCCGCCTGAGCGTTGGTGACCAGCGCGCGCAGCGTGCCCGCGACGTCGATGCCGAAATGATCGTAGAACCGACGGTCTTCGGTCGCGAGGGTTGCCTTGATCAGGTTGTCCGGGAAGTCCTCGAGCGGGATCGCGTCGTTGTGCTTGATACCGCGGCTGCCGATCGGATTACCGTAGCGGTCGAGGAAGGTGACGGCGAGGTCGGACTTCTTCAGCCAGTCCTCGTCGGAGGTCTCGCGGAATGCCGGTTGCGCCAACGCCAGCAGCGCGACGAGGCCGAGCAGTCCGATCGAAGCGGCTTCCGACAGCGGCTCGATGAACACCCAGCGCTTCCAGCCGCCGACATAGAAGCGGTCCATATAGGTCGAGAACCGCTCCCACAGCTCTCGGATACCAACCGCCGATGAGAACAGCGTCGAGTCGAGCCGGGCGTCCAGGTCCAGAAACCAATTCCGGATCCGCTGCTTCCAATTGTCTGGCAGAATCTTCGGCACCGGGTTCGACCAATCACATCAGCACGCCGCACAGGCGCTGTTCGTCTTGCGCAATGTTGCGGCGATCGCAAGGCGAGGGCGACGAGCTTTGGGAATCTGATTCCTTCTACCCGAGCATGCCCGATAAACCAATGGTCGTGCAGGATTTTTCGGTGTAGCCGAACTGAAGGCGGGTGTTCCGGACCCTGCCATGCCGGCTAAGCGCTTGCGCCGCCGGGCAAACTCCCCCTAGAACGGCGGCCTCACCACCGCAAAGCAGCATCCAAGGCATGACCGCGCGCCCCAAGAAGCCGTCCGCGCAAGACGGTTTCTTCTGGAAGACCAAGACGTTGGAACAGCTCTCCCCGACCGAATGGGAGAGCCTGTGCGACGGCTGCGCGCGCTGCTGCCTGGAAAAGCTCGAGGACGAAGACACCGGGCGGATCTATTTCACCGAGGTCGGCTGCCGGCTGCTCGATGCGGGCGCCTGCGCCTGCCGGGACTATCCGAACCGGTCGGACCGGGTGCCGGACTGCGTGCGGCTCACCCCGAAAGAGGTTCGCGAACTGACTTGGCTGCCGCCGAGCTGCGCCTACAAGCTCGTGGCCGAGGGGCGCGACCTGTATTGGTGGCATCCGCTGATCTCCGGCGATCCGAACACCGTCCACGAGGCCGGGGTCTCGGTGCGAGGGCGGGTCGAGCGCACCGAGACCGAAATCCCGGTCGAGGAGCTCGAAGATCACATCGTGTCGTGGCCGGCGCTGCTGCCGAAGCGCGCCAAGCTCAAGCAACGGCCGAGGTAGCCCCCTTATCTTGCTGCCGGCGGCGCCCGCCGCCGCTCTATTGAAGGACTTGCATGACCGCGCTGATCATCATCGCCGTCGCCGGCCTGTGGGCCGGCGTTCAGAACACGCTCGCGGGTGGCGGGTCGTTCGTGACGTTGCCGGCGCTGCTGTTCGCCGGGATGACGCCGCTGTCGGCGAACATCACCTCAACGGTCGCGCTGTTTCCCGGCCAGCTCGCTTCCGGCTACGCCGGCCGCGGCATGGTGCGCGGCGTGGGCGAGGTCAGCTTCCGGGCGCTGGTGTTCACCAGCCTTGCCGGCGGTGCGGCCGGTGCACTCCTTCTGCTGATCACGCCGCCGACGGTGTTCGCCAAGATGATCCCGTGGCTGGTGCTGTTCGCCACCGCGATGTTCGCGTGGGGCAGCTTCGGCCGCAAGCCGACCGCGCAAGCTGGGCAGGTCGGCGCGCCGGTGCTGATCGGGATTCAGTTTCTGATCTCGGTCTATGGTGGTTACTTCGGCGGCGGCATCGGATTCCTGATGATGGCGGCACTGTCGATCGCCGGCATGACCGCGCGCAACGCCGGCGCCACCAAGAATGCGCTGGCGGCGGCGATGAACGCCTCGGCGGTGGCGATGTTCGCGTTCTCGCCCGAGGTGAAGTGGCTGGAGGCGCTGGTGCTCGCGGTGTCGTCGACGGTCGGTTACTTGCTCGGCGTCTGGGTGCTGCGCCGGGTCAACGAAACCATGCTCAGAATCGGCGTTGTCGTGCTCGGCATCGCGCTGACGATTGGGCTGTTCTGGCGGCAGATGTAGCCGGCCAATCCCGGTTACTGATCCAGTACCGGCATCACAAACTTCATTGGTAACTCATCGGTGATGCACGGAGCTTGTTCGCGCTTGCGAACGAGCCCGTCGCGCGCGCCGAAACACGCGCCAACTTATTCGTTGCCAAGGCAACTGATCTGTGAGAATTGTTCTGAACAAGAGCGACACAGTCGCCGGTTCGGGGAGGAGCCATGCTCGGCAGCACAGCGGCCGGCTGTCGCGGAGACGTGTCCGCGATTAGGCGCAAGCAGGATGCACGGCGTGTAGCGCCGCGCGGCGGTTCAGGTGGTTTCGCCGGTGACCGCGCCGAGATTGTTGTGCAGCCGGCGCAACAGGTCGATCAACACTTCCTGCTCGTCCGCACTCAGGCACGACATCAGCTTCCGTTCGCGCTCCAGCGCGGCGACGATCACCTTGTCATGGGTGGCGCGGCCTTTGCCGGTGAGCGAGATCGAATGCGTGCGGGCGTCGTTCGGATCGACGCGGATGGTGATCAGACCGCGCGACTGCATGTCGGACAGCGTGCGGCTGACCGGTCCCTTGTTGAAGCCGATCACCTGACAGATCCGTGCCGCCGAAATGCCGGGCTCGATCGCCAGCAGCGACATGATCCGCCATTCCGTGACGTTGACCCCGAAATTGCCCTGGTAGAACGCCGTGGCGCTGTTCGACAGTTTGTTGGCGATGAAGGTGATGAACGCCGGAACGTAGCGCTCCAGATCGAGCGTGAGGCCTTCCGGGCTCGGCGCGGCCGCGGCAGATCGTCGGGATTTTGGCGGGCGGGATGCACCAGTCATGGGGATGTCGGCGGCGAATGCATGCGCCGACATAAGGACATGCCACGGCATTTCACAAGTGGCGATTGAGGAGGACAACATGACCACGGCTCCCTCATCGGTGCCGGTTACCACGCCGTTCCAACACGGCGCCGGTGTTCCGCATCTCGGTATCGATCCGTTCGCGCTGGACTACTTCGCCGATCCCTATCCGGAGCAGGAGACGCTGCGCGAGGCGGGTCCGGTGGTGTATCTCGATAAGTGGAACGTCTATGGCGTCGCGCGTTACGCCGAGGTCTATGCGGTGCTCAACGATCCGCTCACCTTCTGCTCCAGCCGCGGCGTTGGCCTGAGCGATTTCAAGAAGGAGAAGCCGTGGCGGCCGCCGAGCCTGATCCTCGAGGCCGACCCGCCGGCGCATACCCGCACCCGCGCGGTACTCAGCAAGGTGCTGTCGCCGGCGACGATGAAGCGGCTGCGTGACGGCTTCGCGGCGGCGGCGGACGCCAAGATCGATGAACTGCTGGCCCGCGGCGGCAGTATCGATGCGATCGCCGATCTTGCCGAGGCCTATCCCTTGTCGGTGTTCCCCGATGCGATGGGCTTGAAGCAGGAGGGGCGCGAGAATCTGCTGCCCTATGCGGGTCTCGTGTTCAACGCGTTCGGGCCGCCGAACGAACTGCGGCAGAGCGCGATCGAACGCTCGGCGCCGCATCAGGCCTATGTGGCCGAGCAGTGCCAGCGGCCGAACCTTGCCCCCGGCGGGTTCGGTGCCTGTATTCACGCATTCAGCGACACCGGCGAGATCACGCCCGAGGAGGCCCCGCTGCTGGTGCGGTCGCTGCTCTCGGCGGGCCTCGACACCACCGTCAACGGCATTGCTGCGGCGGTGTACTGCCTGGCGCGTTTTCCGGACGAGTTCGCGCGGCTGCGCGCCGATCCGTCGCTGGCCCGCAACGCCTTCGAAGAAGCTGTGCGGTTCGAGAGCCCGGTGCAGACCTTCTTCCGCACCACCACGCGCGACGTCGAACTTGCGGGCGCCACGATCGGCGAGGGCGAGAAGGTGCTGATGTTCCTCGGCTCCGCCAACCGCGATCCGCGGCGCTGGGACGATCCAGACCGCTACGACATCACACGCAAAACCTCGGGCCATGTCGGCTTCGGCTCGGGCGTGCACATGTGCGTCGGTCAGCTCGTTGCCCGGCTGGAGGGGGAGGTGGTGCTCGCCGCGCTGGCTCGGAAGGTGGCGGCGATCGAGATCGCCGGGCCTTTGAAGCGCCGCTTCAACAACACGCTGCGCGGGCTGGAAAACCTGCCGATCCAACTGACGCCTGCCTGAGAGAGCACCATGCCGAGTATCACGTTCATTCTTCCCGATGGCGAACGCCGCACCGCCGAGGCCGCGGTCGGCGACACCGCGATGTATGCCGCGCTGAGCCTGGGGCTCGACGGCATCGTTGCCGAATGCGGCGGCAACGCCGTCTGCGCGACCTGCCACGTCTATGTCGACGAGGGGCTGAGCAAGCTGCCGCCGGTCGACGGCAACGAGGACGATCTGCTCGACGGCACGGCCGCCGAGCGGCTGCCGAACAGCCGGCTGTCATGCCAGATCAAGCTGTCTTCCGATCTCGATGGCCTGATCTTGCGAATTCCGGATCGTCAGGTCTGAGCAGCGCTACCGTAGGGGGCAACGACCCGCTGCGGCCCACTCAACAAACAATCAAAACACCGAGGGAGAAACCAAATGACACCAACCAAGGGCCTGCTGGGCCTTGCGGCCGCGTGCCTGTTGTGCGGCACCGCCAACGCCGAGATCTCCGGAAACGTCGTGCGCGTCGGCGTGCTCAACGATATTTCCGGCATTTTTCAGGATACCAACGGCATGGGCTCGGTCGAGGCGGCTCGCATGGCGGCCGAAGACTTCGCCGGCGGCGGCAAGAACATCAAGGTCGAGATCGTCTACGCCGATCACCAGAACAAGGCCGATGTCGGCAACGCCATCGCGCGCCGCTGGCTCGACAACGAGGGCGTCGACACCATCGTTGACGTGCCGAATTCGGCGGTCGGGCTGTCGATCAACACGCTGCTGCGCGGCACAAAGATGACGTTCCTGGCGTCGTCGACGGCGAGCTCCGATCTCACCGGCAAGGCCTGCTCGCCCAACACCATCCAGTGGGTCAACGACACCTGGGCGACCGGCAACACCACCGCCGCGGCGATGATGCAGCGTGGCGGCAAGGACTGGTACTTCATCACGGTGGACTACGCGCTCGGCAAGGGCATCGAAGCCGAAGCCGCCAAGTACATCGAGGCGCATGGCGGCAAGGTGCTCGGCTCCGCCAAGCATCCGCTCGGCACGTCGGACTTCGCCTCGTTCCTGCTGCAGGCGCAATCTTCGAAGGCCGGCGTGATCGGCCTCGCCAATGCCGGCGGCGACACCATCAACAGCGTCAAGCAGGCGGCGGAATTCGGCATTCAGCAGAGCGGGCAGAAGCTGGTTGCGTTCCTGTTGTTCATCAACGACATCCACGGCATGGGCCTGAAGGTGGCGCAGGGCCTGCAACTGATGGAGGCGTTCTATTGGGACATGAACGACGACACCCGCGCCTTCGCCAAGCGGTTCGCGCAGCGGCCCGGCAT from the Rhodopseudomonas palustris genome contains:
- a CDS encoding transglycosylase domain-containing protein — its product is MPKILPDNWKQRIRNWFLDLDARLDSTLFSSAVGIRELWERFSTYMDRFYVGGWKRWVFIEPLSEAASIGLLGLVALLALAQPAFRETSDEDWLKKSDLAVTFLDRYGNPIGSRGIKHNDAIPLEDFPDNLIKATLATEDRRFYDHFGIDVAGTLRALVTNAQAGGVRQGGSSISQQLAKNLFLSNERTLERKINEAFLAIWLETRLTKNEILKLYLDRAYMGGGTFGADGAAHFYFNKSVRDVNLAEAAMLAGLFKAPTKYAPHINLPAARARANQVLDNLVDAGFMTEGQVFGARRNPASVVDRRDENSPNYYLDWAFDEVRKIVDTFPKSYTERVFVVRTAIDMNVQRAAESAIENQLRQFGRDYHATQAATVVSDLDGGVRAMVGGRDYGSSQFNRAVDAYRQPGSSFKPYVYTTALLNGFKPTSIVVDGPVCLGNWCPQNYGHSYSGSVTLTQAITRSINVVPVKLSIAIGGNPKNQWDSAKKGRAKIVEVARRFGLTAPLLDTPSLPIGSTEVTVVEHAVAYVTFPNKGMAVKPHAVLEIRTGAGDLVWRWDRDGPQPRRAIPANIASDMAGMMSHVVTEGTARRARLDGIPAAGKTGTTNAYRDAWFVGYTGNFACAVWYGNDDYSPTNRMTGGSLPAQTWHDIMVAAHQGVEVKELAGVGMGEKLPATPGERAAGAESAEMKAAPPPVLTRRGAEILVRVEKMLDETSRALDSAPAPVTGRKVSTGTVGLTDSMAAAAPGSAPAAAAQKN
- a CDS encoding YcgN family cysteine cluster protein, giving the protein MTARPKKPSAQDGFFWKTKTLEQLSPTEWESLCDGCARCCLEKLEDEDTGRIYFTEVGCRLLDAGACACRDYPNRSDRVPDCVRLTPKEVRELTWLPPSCAYKLVAEGRDLYWWHPLISGDPNTVHEAGVSVRGRVERTETEIPVEELEDHIVSWPALLPKRAKLKQRPR
- a CDS encoding sulfite exporter TauE/SafE family protein translates to MTALIIIAVAGLWAGVQNTLAGGGSFVTLPALLFAGMTPLSANITSTVALFPGQLASGYAGRGMVRGVGEVSFRALVFTSLAGGAAGALLLLITPPTVFAKMIPWLVLFATAMFAWGSFGRKPTAQAGQVGAPVLIGIQFLISVYGGYFGGGIGFLMMAALSIAGMTARNAGATKNALAAAMNASAVAMFAFSPEVKWLEALVLAVSSTVGYLLGVWVLRRVNETMLRIGVVVLGIALTIGLFWRQM
- a CDS encoding MarR family winged helix-turn-helix transcriptional regulator gives rise to the protein MTGASRPPKSRRSAAAAPSPEGLTLDLERYVPAFITFIANKLSNSATAFYQGNFGVNVTEWRIMSLLAIEPGISAARICQVIGFNKGPVSRTLSDMQSRGLITIRVDPNDARTHSISLTGKGRATHDKVIVAALERERKLMSCLSADEQEVLIDLLRRLHNNLGAVTGETT
- a CDS encoding cytochrome P450, which produces MTTAPSSVPVTTPFQHGAGVPHLGIDPFALDYFADPYPEQETLREAGPVVYLDKWNVYGVARYAEVYAVLNDPLTFCSSRGVGLSDFKKEKPWRPPSLILEADPPAHTRTRAVLSKVLSPATMKRLRDGFAAAADAKIDELLARGGSIDAIADLAEAYPLSVFPDAMGLKQEGRENLLPYAGLVFNAFGPPNELRQSAIERSAPHQAYVAEQCQRPNLAPGGFGACIHAFSDTGEITPEEAPLLVRSLLSAGLDTTVNGIAAAVYCLARFPDEFARLRADPSLARNAFEEAVRFESPVQTFFRTTTRDVELAGATIGEGEKVLMFLGSANRDPRRWDDPDRYDITRKTSGHVGFGSGVHMCVGQLVARLEGEVVLAALARKVAAIEIAGPLKRRFNNTLRGLENLPIQLTPA
- a CDS encoding 2Fe-2S iron-sulfur cluster-binding protein: MPSITFILPDGERRTAEAAVGDTAMYAALSLGLDGIVAECGGNAVCATCHVYVDEGLSKLPPVDGNEDDLLDGTAAERLPNSRLSCQIKLSSDLDGLILRIPDRQV
- a CDS encoding ABC transporter substrate-binding protein; this translates as MTPTKGLLGLAAACLLCGTANAEISGNVVRVGVLNDISGIFQDTNGMGSVEAARMAAEDFAGGGKNIKVEIVYADHQNKADVGNAIARRWLDNEGVDTIVDVPNSAVGLSINTLLRGTKMTFLASSTASSDLTGKACSPNTIQWVNDTWATGNTTAAAMMQRGGKDWYFITVDYALGKGIEAEAAKYIEAHGGKVLGSAKHPLGTSDFASFLLQAQSSKAGVIGLANAGGDTINSVKQAAEFGIQQSGQKLVAFLLFINDIHGMGLKVAQGLQLMEAFYWDMNDDTRAFAKRFAQRPGMNGKMPSGNQAGVYASTLAYLNAVAATGSDDAKDVVPQMKKFSGKDRLFGDVTIRQDGRVVHPMYLFEVKKPEESKYPYDYYRLVSTIAADKAFRSIAEGGCELAK